The Humulus lupulus chromosome 3, drHumLupu1.1, whole genome shotgun sequence genome window below encodes:
- the LOC133825049 gene encoding glutathione S-transferase U17-like gives MPESCVELIGSWASPFVLRAQIVLSMKNVGKKKFGPKSELLLKSKLVHKKVLVLIHANKPIPESLVILEYIDEVWASSGPSILSFDPYDRAMNRFWAAYIDEKMTSIIPCLAISPVKDGAEVALEQVKTGIILLEETFRERNKGNALFGGDKIGFIDIASGCLVSLIKVTQM, from the exons ATGCCAGAGAGCTGTGTGGAGCTTATAGGATCATGGGCGAGTCCATTTGTTTTGAGGGCTCAGATTGTGCTTAGCATGAAGAATGTTgggaaaa AGAAGTTCGGTCCAAAAAGTGAGTTGCTTCTCAAGTCCAAACTGGTCCACAAGAAAGTTCTAGTCCTTATTCATGCAAATAAGCCCATTCCTGAATCTTTGGTTATCCTTGAGTACATTGATGAAGTTTGGGCCTCATCTGGACCCTCCATTCTCTCTTTTGATCCTTATGATCGGGCTATGAATCGCTTCTGGGCTGCCTATATTGATGAAAAG ATGACCTCAATCATTCCATGTCTTGCAATAAGTCCAGTGAAAGATGGAGCAGAAGTAGCATTGGAGCAAGTCAAGACAGGGATAATACTTCTAGAGGAGACTTTCCGTGAACGAAACAAAGGAAATGCTTTATTCGGTGGAGATAAAATTGGGTTCATTGACATTGCCTCTGGATGCCTCGTGAGTTTGATTAAGGTCACACAGATGTGA